In Pseudoalteromonas xiamenensis, the following are encoded in one genomic region:
- a CDS encoding GGDEF domain-containing protein, which produces MQEELLNSVIKITKNRDIDSLEYSLISTIQEFIGCDEISVFKDLQVPGELTVELSLSLKLIGKSEFEWGERTLIKNPPPELLSCLQSACIITVQSNDGVERRWVPINLHDKPVGAIAIVSKGLKSSDQVLLNAFCRIFENYLTILNENERDKLTGLLNRQTFESKLKQLIEKQVLKQHRGVWNEDNRKKHQAACSWLAIMDIDHFKRVNDTYGHVCGDEVLLLLAQKMKQYFRATDLLFRFGGEEFVLVFEPTSYEAIKAKMEGFMELIRTTHFPFVKALTVSVGMSPISPYDFPITVLENADKALYYAKDHGRDQLRFYDELVAEDLIQSNQEQSDIDLF; this is translated from the coding sequence ATGCAAGAAGAACTACTTAACTCCGTTATTAAGATAACCAAAAATCGTGATATTGACTCGTTAGAATACAGCTTGATATCAACGATACAGGAATTTATTGGCTGTGATGAAATTTCTGTTTTTAAAGACTTGCAGGTGCCAGGAGAGCTTACCGTCGAACTCAGTTTATCGCTAAAGTTGATTGGTAAAAGTGAGTTTGAGTGGGGTGAACGTACGTTAATTAAAAATCCGCCCCCTGAACTTCTGAGTTGTTTGCAAAGTGCTTGTATTATCACTGTACAATCTAATGATGGTGTCGAGCGTAGATGGGTTCCCATCAATCTACATGACAAGCCTGTTGGCGCGATAGCGATTGTCAGTAAAGGACTTAAAAGTAGTGATCAAGTGCTGCTCAATGCGTTTTGCCGTATTTTTGAAAACTACCTTACGATTCTAAATGAAAACGAACGCGATAAATTAACTGGCTTACTTAACCGCCAAACGTTTGAAAGCAAACTAAAACAGTTGATTGAAAAGCAAGTTCTTAAACAGCATCGTGGAGTTTGGAATGAGGACAACCGTAAAAAGCACCAGGCAGCCTGTTCTTGGCTTGCTATTATGGACATCGACCATTTCAAACGCGTGAACGATACCTATGGGCATGTCTGTGGCGATGAAGTCTTGCTGTTACTTGCACAAAAAATGAAACAGTATTTTAGAGCAACAGACCTGCTGTTCCGCTTTGGTGGCGAGGAATTCGTTTTGGTTTTTGAGCCGACAAGTTACGAGGCGATCAAAGCCAAAATGGAAGGGTTTATGGAGCTTATCCGAACTACACATTTCCCTTTTGTTAAAGCGCTTACGGTGAGTGTGGGCATGTCACCAATCAGCCCTTACGATTTCCCAATTACGGTACTCGAGAATGCGGACAAAGCGCTGTATTACGCTAAAGATCATGGTCGTGATCAGTTAAGATTCTATGATGAATTAGTGGCTGAGGATTTAATACAATCGAATCAAGAGCAGTCTGACATCGACTTGTTTTAA
- a CDS encoding TetR/AcrR family transcriptional regulator, with product MRTAEFDRTFVLRQAMMTFMQFGYAKTSMQKLTEATGLHPGSIYCAFKNKKGLLLASIEQYQMDKREKMQSHFEQFTSIKEGLKAFLSTIVFDCTQEECTKVCLLTKTLSELDGQDDEVSSILSKNMHQFEESITALIEKAVELGELPETTNVTAKSRFLTMGIHGLRTYAYTNPNVECLSELADQLADYVFQTSR from the coding sequence ATGAGAACCGCTGAATTCGACAGAACTTTTGTGCTGCGCCAAGCAATGATGACATTCATGCAGTTTGGCTATGCCAAAACCAGCATGCAGAAATTAACAGAAGCGACCGGTCTGCACCCAGGTTCCATTTACTGTGCATTCAAGAACAAAAAGGGACTACTTCTTGCCTCAATCGAGCAGTACCAGATGGACAAACGTGAAAAAATGCAATCGCATTTCGAACAATTTACGTCCATCAAAGAAGGTTTGAAGGCGTTTTTGTCAACTATCGTGTTTGACTGTACTCAAGAAGAATGTACAAAAGTGTGTTTACTAACAAAAACCTTGTCTGAACTTGACGGTCAAGATGATGAGGTGAGCAGCATTCTTTCTAAAAATATGCACCAATTTGAAGAATCAATCACAGCGCTCATCGAAAAAGCGGTAGAACTTGGTGAATTACCTGAGACGACAAATGTAACCGCCAAATCTCGTTTTTTAACGATGGGGATACACGGTTTAAGAACGTACGCGTATACCAATCCAAATGTAGAATGTTTGTCAGAACTTGCGGATCAGCTTGCGGATTATGTGTTTCAAACTTCTCGTTAA
- a CDS encoding EAL domain-containing protein — protein MVSFSLGFFLSKNYGTSGIVGGLLALLCFAIHGHFVTEFEGNFIVNYQGASAYSIVIPILSSIQLKALLKWSPKFPIWLGSVSPFLKEKLLLLLPFSLVFFSFFLWLPLLDLIGLYIAAVLQSLMKDSSVVELTAQRMLLSHAFWFVGVHGDNTYNLLFDSRFLTEDILPGISAKTFYDTFVLIGGTGCFVGLVLAAMLLPKRSHERHIAFLSIPFSVFNFCEIILYGLPIFLNPILMIPFFLTPIFNFVVAYWVLDAGWIPFNDIEISWMTPTLVNGWIVGNSWHAVALQGFLILINTAIYYPFLSWHHHRVNYQQSLEQLSEQLALTNAFNMQQESKYIARQSEQGHINKEIRAVITELSRGTLMLYYQPQVYSATTTCCGFEALLRLKTKDGNVVGPYFLDVLGAHHQSVLIDLWVIDTAAKDLEHFQQVGLKPCISINLHPDSLLKDDIVNRIIRRFKRYPKQLIIEVVESSYLSDRVNFIHHIEKLREHFIETALDDFGSGYSSLSMLADLPVNLVKLDKQFLDRCDSSSGFTLYSNVVKLLHDQGHRLVAEGVESHKQYEYVKSLGIEKIQGWYFEKALPLNEAIDFINRDSESIVRE, from the coding sequence ATGGTGAGCTTTTCTCTTGGTTTTTTTCTGTCCAAAAACTATGGAACTAGTGGCATCGTTGGCGGGCTATTAGCACTTTTGTGTTTCGCAATACATGGGCATTTTGTCACAGAATTCGAAGGGAATTTCATTGTCAACTATCAAGGCGCAAGCGCCTATTCAATCGTGATCCCTATATTAAGCAGCATCCAACTTAAAGCATTGTTAAAGTGGTCACCGAAGTTTCCGATTTGGCTTGGCAGTGTCAGTCCATTTCTTAAAGAAAAGTTACTGTTGCTGCTACCTTTCTCTCTCGTTTTCTTTAGTTTTTTCCTCTGGCTGCCACTACTTGATTTAATCGGCTTGTATATCGCGGCGGTATTGCAATCGCTCATGAAAGATTCAAGTGTTGTTGAATTGACCGCACAGCGTATGCTGCTGTCTCATGCCTTCTGGTTTGTCGGTGTACACGGCGACAATACGTATAATTTACTTTTTGACAGTCGTTTTTTAACGGAAGATATTTTACCAGGGATAAGCGCAAAAACGTTCTATGATACCTTTGTGTTAATTGGAGGAACAGGGTGTTTTGTCGGGTTGGTCTTAGCCGCGATGTTATTGCCGAAAAGGTCACATGAAAGGCACATTGCTTTTTTATCAATTCCGTTCAGTGTGTTTAACTTCTGCGAAATTATTCTCTATGGTCTTCCTATTTTTCTGAATCCAATTCTAATGATTCCCTTTTTTCTGACACCCATTTTTAATTTTGTGGTCGCTTACTGGGTTTTGGATGCAGGGTGGATCCCTTTTAATGACATTGAAATTAGTTGGATGACACCGACACTCGTAAACGGTTGGATTGTCGGAAATAGTTGGCACGCAGTTGCTTTGCAGGGCTTTTTGATACTGATTAACACCGCAATTTATTACCCATTCCTGAGCTGGCATCATCATCGAGTGAATTACCAACAGTCGTTGGAGCAGCTATCGGAACAGCTTGCGTTAACGAATGCATTCAATATGCAACAAGAGTCAAAGTATATCGCAAGACAATCAGAACAAGGGCACATAAATAAGGAGATTCGAGCGGTTATTACTGAACTCTCTCGAGGGACCCTAATGCTGTATTACCAACCGCAGGTGTACAGTGCAACAACCACTTGCTGTGGATTTGAAGCGTTATTACGGCTAAAAACAAAAGACGGTAATGTAGTGGGACCGTATTTCCTGGATGTTCTCGGTGCTCACCATCAGTCAGTGTTAATTGACTTATGGGTCATTGACACAGCAGCAAAAGATTTAGAACATTTTCAACAGGTTGGCTTAAAACCTTGCATAAGTATTAATCTACATCCTGATAGTCTGTTAAAAGACGACATTGTAAATCGTATCATACGTCGTTTTAAGCGTTACCCTAAACAGCTCATTATTGAAGTAGTCGAATCGAGTTATTTAAGTGATAGAGTTAATTTTATCCACCATATCGAGAAGTTACGTGAACATTTTATAGAAACAGCACTGGATGATTTTGGTTCTGGCTATTCAAGTCTGTCTATGCTGGCTGATTTACCGGTGAATTTAGTGAAATTAGACAAGCAATTTCTCGATAGGTGTGATTCAAGCTCAGGCTTTACGCTATATAGTAATGTGGTTAAGTTACTCCATGATCAAGGACATCGGCTTGTTGCTGAAGGGGTTGAAAGTCACAAACAATACGAATATGTAAAAAGTCTCGGTATAGAAAAGATCCAAGGGTGGTATTTTGAAAAGGCGCTACCGCTAAATGAAGCGATTGATTTCATTAATCGGGATTCAGAGAGTATAGTTAGGGAATAA
- the recC gene encoding exodeoxyribonuclease V subunit gamma, protein MLRIIQSNRMEALQTQFNAVIKHAPLDSLFKKEVVLVQSPGMSQWLKIGLCEDLGVAAQIDFPLPSSFIWRLYQQLLENIPAESAFNKPNLAWKISAILPACLSDPLYEPLARYLEDDQDGLKSFMLSEKIADVFDQYLMYRPNWLEIWESGINELNDTDVESAPWQPDLWRKLVSHTANLGQSPWHRANMHQSLLDAIATSPLAKLPERISVFGISALPPSQLEIINQLASRIDVLLYFFNPSDSYWGDLVDEKTQAKIKAKYAKMPNLDVGIDEYFQVGNPLLSSWGKLGKEYLEQLLALDATWLDRFVADFDNGLLGHVQREIYELAFKGQSIGQEPDWYVSDIGRFEIKKDDCSIRVQDCHTPLREVEILHDYLLSCLEQDSTLTPKDIIVMMPDVGSYSPYIEAVFGGAGGKRSIPYAIADLSLEQEKPILQSFLQLVNLPFSRFKRSEIMDLLSVEPIAQQFGIEQEEFEQLNVWLDRAAVKWGIDGQHKQEFELPELDLNTWQLGLNKLLLGYAMADETVEFNGVFGLDEVEGMSVNTLSKFIAFVDALIEAKSALALEASLAEKAQVLLGIVSVFYHPDSESSWDILQIQHVIDGLESHYSNRDYVDAISPKVLTYLVQQGLNEKGVGQRFLIGSVNFCTLMPMRAVPFKVVCLLGMNDQDYPRQVQPIGFDLVAKSIRQKGDRSRKLDDRYLFLEALLSARDKFYISFNGRSCFNNEFQVPSVLVSELLEYLDRAFYVEQEAKSVSEFIWKQAPLQPFNALHYQQGEFHSYNPTWLVTHEQSEHEAEQLKEVLSEIALPQLDVTQLIRGVLNPQALFYQQTLGVRLQQIEDLDGDDEPFSLDALSRYQYLSEFLECMLEGKHVDDEQWLQRGALPQSNVGKLQLTTMHQRVERQANFLKPLLANSKEPVEVTLSIEGVELQGWLSSLYERQQVFYRSASIKAKDLIAGFIWHCVACGLNEAITTSVVGLDERAEFKPLDAKAAMLELTRWLKFYLSAMKTPKPFFPTSSLIFAQSEDMGKAIQKYQGGQYIGRGDCEDPYVRLCFGEVLQAYESEFIELANDLLKPILAVCEVIEHESA, encoded by the coding sequence ATGTTGCGTATTATTCAGTCAAACCGAATGGAAGCGTTGCAAACTCAGTTCAACGCCGTCATTAAGCATGCACCCTTAGATTCGTTATTTAAAAAAGAAGTTGTGCTTGTTCAATCTCCGGGTATGTCGCAGTGGCTGAAAATCGGTCTGTGTGAAGACCTTGGTGTCGCGGCGCAAATTGATTTTCCGCTCCCTTCAAGCTTTATTTGGCGTCTTTACCAACAATTACTTGAAAATATTCCTGCCGAATCGGCATTTAATAAACCGAACTTAGCGTGGAAAATTAGCGCTATTTTACCAGCATGTTTATCGGATCCCCTTTATGAGCCGCTTGCGCGTTATTTAGAAGACGACCAAGATGGTTTGAAGTCGTTTATGTTAAGTGAAAAAATCGCAGACGTGTTCGACCAATACTTAATGTACCGCCCGAATTGGTTAGAGATATGGGAAAGTGGTATTAATGAGTTAAATGATACCGATGTTGAAAGCGCTCCGTGGCAACCTGATTTATGGCGCAAATTGGTTTCTCACACCGCCAATCTCGGACAAAGTCCATGGCATCGAGCAAACATGCATCAGAGTTTACTCGATGCGATTGCAACATCCCCGTTAGCTAAACTCCCAGAACGTATCAGTGTTTTTGGTATTTCAGCGCTGCCCCCTAGCCAACTTGAAATTATTAATCAACTTGCAAGTCGTATCGACGTACTACTCTATTTTTTTAATCCCTCAGATTCATATTGGGGCGATCTGGTTGACGAAAAAACGCAGGCGAAGATTAAGGCGAAGTACGCAAAGATGCCTAATCTCGATGTGGGGATTGACGAGTATTTTCAAGTTGGTAATCCTCTTTTGAGCTCTTGGGGTAAACTTGGCAAAGAGTATTTAGAACAACTTTTGGCACTCGATGCGACATGGTTAGATAGATTTGTTGCTGATTTTGACAATGGATTATTAGGTCATGTGCAACGGGAAATATATGAACTGGCATTCAAAGGACAATCTATAGGACAAGAGCCTGATTGGTACGTCTCCGATATAGGTCGATTTGAAATAAAGAAAGATGATTGTTCTATCCGAGTGCAAGACTGCCATACACCTCTTCGCGAAGTGGAAATACTTCACGATTATTTGCTGTCCTGTTTAGAACAAGACTCCACGTTGACACCAAAAGACATAATCGTGATGATGCCTGACGTGGGTAGTTACAGCCCATACATTGAAGCGGTCTTTGGCGGAGCTGGTGGCAAACGCAGTATTCCTTATGCAATTGCGGATCTCTCTTTGGAGCAAGAAAAACCGATCTTGCAGTCGTTTTTGCAGCTAGTTAATTTACCATTTAGTCGCTTTAAACGGTCCGAAATTATGGACCTTCTATCGGTAGAGCCGATTGCACAACAATTTGGCATCGAGCAAGAAGAATTTGAACAACTGAATGTGTGGCTAGATCGTGCCGCGGTCAAATGGGGTATAGATGGCCAACATAAACAAGAATTTGAGTTACCAGAACTTGATTTGAATACGTGGCAATTAGGACTTAACAAACTGCTCCTTGGTTATGCGATGGCAGACGAAACTGTTGAGTTTAATGGTGTCTTTGGCCTTGATGAAGTTGAAGGCATGTCAGTTAACACGCTCAGCAAATTCATTGCGTTCGTCGACGCACTTATTGAAGCGAAAAGTGCGTTGGCACTTGAAGCTTCTCTTGCCGAGAAAGCCCAAGTACTACTTGGTATTGTAAGTGTTTTTTACCATCCGGACTCGGAATCGAGTTGGGATATTCTGCAAATTCAACACGTAATTGATGGCTTAGAAAGTCACTACAGTAATCGTGATTATGTCGATGCAATTTCGCCAAAAGTTTTAACTTATTTAGTACAACAAGGCCTTAACGAAAAAGGAGTAGGTCAACGATTTTTAATTGGCTCAGTGAACTTCTGCACGCTTATGCCTATGCGGGCAGTTCCCTTTAAAGTTGTGTGCTTGCTTGGTATGAATGATCAAGATTACCCTCGCCAAGTCCAACCAATAGGGTTTGACTTGGTTGCGAAATCCATTCGACAAAAAGGTGACCGATCACGAAAATTAGATGATCGATACTTATTCTTAGAAGCTTTGTTAAGTGCACGAGACAAGTTTTACATTAGTTTCAACGGGCGTTCTTGCTTCAATAACGAGTTCCAGGTGCCTTCGGTGCTTGTTAGCGAGTTATTAGAGTACTTAGACAGAGCGTTCTATGTTGAGCAGGAGGCTAAATCCGTCAGTGAATTTATTTGGAAGCAAGCTCCGCTTCAACCTTTTAATGCGTTGCACTATCAACAAGGCGAGTTTCATAGTTATAACCCTACTTGGCTTGTCACTCACGAGCAAAGTGAACATGAAGCAGAACAATTAAAAGAAGTGTTATCGGAAATTGCCTTGCCTCAACTTGACGTTACCCAGCTCATTCGAGGGGTGTTAAACCCTCAGGCCTTGTTTTATCAACAAACTCTGGGTGTTCGCTTGCAACAAATTGAGGATTTAGATGGTGATGATGAACCGTTTTCGTTAGATGCTTTATCGCGTTATCAATACTTGAGCGAATTCCTCGAATGTATGCTTGAAGGAAAACACGTCGACGATGAGCAGTGGTTGCAACGAGGTGCACTGCCACAGTCTAACGTTGGCAAGTTGCAACTCACCACAATGCATCAACGAGTTGAACGTCAAGCCAACTTTCTCAAACCTTTACTTGCTAACTCTAAAGAACCAGTAGAAGTAACGTTATCTATAGAGGGCGTTGAATTGCAAGGGTGGCTCTCCTCACTTTATGAGCGTCAGCAGGTGTTCTATCGGAGTGCATCCATTAAAGCGAAAGACCTCATTGCTGGATTTATTTGGCATTGTGTTGCTTGTGGTCTAAATGAAGCCATTACAACGAGTGTCGTGGGATTGGATGAACGCGCCGAATTTAAGCCATTGGATGCTAAAGCGGCCATGCTCGAATTAACGCGTTGGCTTAAATTTTATTTGTCTGCAATGAAAACGCCGAAGCCCTTTTTCCCAACCTCGTCTTTAATATTCGCACAATCGGAAGACATGGGAAAAGCAATCCAGAAATATCAAGGAGGTCAATACATTGGTCGCGGAGATTGCGAAGACCCCTACGTGAGGTTGTGTTTTGGTGAAGTGCTGCAAGCCTACGAAAGCGAGTTTATTGAACTTGCAAATGATCTATTGAAACCGATTCTTGCTGTCTGTGAGGTGATTGAACATGAGAGTGCTTAA
- a CDS encoding alkene reductase → MNTLFQKFKLNESIELQNHILMAPLTRCMAGDNLVPTDAMAKYYARRADAGLIISEAIIIRPDGQGYPNTPGLFSAAQVEGWKKVTAAVHEKGGKIFAQLWHVGRVAHPYFFGGDVIAPSAIGVEGTVPRMRDLQYVTPKAATVEEIKQLVSDYATAAKNAIEAGFDGVEIHGANGYLIDQFLHHASNARVDQYGGSPENMARFAIEVVDAVTSAIGHDRVALRLSPGAYFNMPADKQDREVFDFLIAQLNNVKLAYLHVGIFDDGMEFDYLDGRVSDYMRKVYQGTLVGVGGFTIESGAKAIEDKRFDLVAIGRPFIANPDLIAKAKRGDELVAYSDEMLTSLV, encoded by the coding sequence ATGAATACACTGTTTCAAAAATTTAAATTAAACGAATCAATTGAACTACAAAACCATATTTTGATGGCACCGCTTACACGGTGTATGGCTGGTGACAATCTAGTACCAACTGATGCAATGGCAAAATATTACGCTAGAAGGGCGGATGCAGGTCTCATTATCAGTGAAGCGATTATCATTCGCCCAGATGGACAAGGTTATCCAAACACGCCTGGCTTGTTTTCAGCGGCTCAAGTAGAAGGGTGGAAAAAGGTTACAGCAGCAGTCCATGAAAAAGGTGGCAAGATTTTCGCGCAACTTTGGCATGTTGGACGAGTAGCACACCCGTATTTCTTTGGTGGCGATGTCATTGCTCCATCTGCCATCGGTGTTGAAGGCACAGTTCCGCGTATGCGAGATTTACAGTATGTCACACCAAAAGCAGCTACGGTTGAAGAAATTAAACAGTTAGTATCTGATTATGCTACTGCTGCAAAAAACGCAATCGAGGCAGGCTTTGATGGAGTAGAGATTCACGGTGCGAATGGTTATTTAATTGATCAGTTCCTACACCATGCTTCCAACGCGCGCGTTGATCAATATGGCGGTTCACCTGAGAATATGGCGCGATTTGCTATAGAAGTTGTAGATGCAGTAACGTCTGCGATTGGGCACGATCGCGTGGCACTTAGATTGTCGCCTGGCGCGTACTTCAATATGCCGGCGGATAAGCAAGATAGGGAAGTATTTGATTTTCTGATTGCACAATTAAACAACGTGAAATTAGCATACCTGCATGTCGGTATATTTGACGACGGCATGGAGTTTGATTACTTAGATGGCCGAGTTTCAGATTACATGCGCAAAGTTTATCAGGGGACGCTAGTTGGTGTTGGTGGATTCACCATTGAATCTGGGGCTAAAGCGATTGAAGATAAGCGTTTTGATCTTGTCGCAATCGGTCGCCCATTTATTGCAAACCCAGACCTAATAGCAAAAGCAAAACGTGGCGATGAACTTGTTGCTTACTCTGATGAAATGCTAACTTCACTAGTTTAA